A portion of the Mus pahari chromosome 17, PAHARI_EIJ_v1.1, whole genome shotgun sequence genome contains these proteins:
- the Ankrd33 gene encoding photoreceptor ankyrin repeat protein isoform X2 → METLESQTGLMVACYHGFGSIVALLSCCPFLDVNQQDKDGNTALMLAAQAGHMSLVTLLLNYFAGLDLERRDQRGLTALMKAAIRDRSECVVALLMAGADLSSVDPVRGMTALEWAILTDSFDTAQKIRQLLRRPQAEQLSLRYLPEWPALAQLVAQAQAQAPAAPSLLERLQATLSLSFAQSPQEGGVLDHLVTVTTSLASPFLSTACHSLCPDHPPKLGTRGKSVPELLGTAPPPPPEPHPPQEVPVPQVFVPYQSPQSMFSQWLQSRDSTSTRSQVPKILLSKAPSPSAQYELTLRPQGQQSLAPPVWRFQEKKKREEETEP, encoded by the exons atggagaCCCTAGAGTCCCAG ACAGGCCTCATGGTTGCATGCTACCATGGCTTTGGTTCCATTGTGGCTCTGCTCAGCTGCTGTCCTTTCCTGGATGTGAACCAGCAGGACAAAGATGGGAACACAGCCCTCATGCTGGCTGCTCAAGCAG GTCACATGTCTCTGGTGACTCTCCTGCTCAACTACTTTGCTGGCCTGGACCTGGAACGCAGGGACCAGCGGGGACTCACAGCTCTGATGAAGGCTGCCATTCGAGATCGATCTGAGTGTGTGGTTGCCCTCCTTATGGCAG GTGCTGACCTGAGCTCTGTGGATCCTGTCCGGGGCATGACAGCCTTGGAATGGGCCATTCTGACCGACAGCTTTGACACTGCTCAGAAGATCCGGCAGCTGCTGAGGCGGCCCCAGGCGGAGCAGCTCAGCCTGCGTTACCTGCCAGAGTGGCCAGCCTTGGCTCAACTtgtggcccaggcccaggcccaggctccGGCCGCCCCATCCCTCCTAGAAAGGCTGCAGGCTACTCTGAGCCTCTCTTTTGCTCAGTCTCCGCAGGAAGGGGGTGTCCTGGACCACTTGGTGACTGTCACCACCAGCTTGGCCAGTCCCTTCCTGAGCACTGCCTGCCACTCACTGTGCCCTGATCACCCACCCAAGCTGGGCACTAGAGGCAAGTCAGTGCCAGAACTGTTGGGTACTGCCCCTCCGCCACCCCCAGAACCCCACCCTCCTCAGGAAGTCCCTGTCCCCCAGGTCTTTGTCCCCTACCAGAGCCCTCAGAGTATGTTCTCCCAGTGGCTACAGTCCAGGGACAGTACCAGTACCAGGTCCCAAGTCCCTAAGATCCTCCTCTCTAAAGCACCTTCCCCCTCTGCACAGTATGAGTTGACACTCAGGCCTCAGGGGCAGCAAAGTCTGGCTCCTCCAGTCTGGAGATtccaggagaagaagaagagggaggaagaaacagaaccATGA
- the Ankrd33 gene encoding photoreceptor ankyrin repeat protein isoform X1: MSEALPCPSNKTPTPECNLNTLYWACVHNDLAELQARLDAGVSPEEASQVDSNGRTGLMVACYHGFGSIVALLSCCPFLDVNQQDKDGNTALMLAAQAGHMSLVTLLLNYFAGLDLERRDQRGLTALMKAAIRDRSECVVALLMAGADLSSVDPVRGMTALEWAILTDSFDTAQKIRQLLRRPQAEQLSLRYLPEWPALAQLVAQAQAQAPAAPSLLERLQATLSLSFAQSPQEGGVLDHLVTVTTSLASPFLSTACHSLCPDHPPKLGTRGKSVPELLGTAPPPPPEPHPPQEVPVPQVFVPYQSPQSMFSQWLQSRDSTSTRSQVPKILLSKAPSPSAQYELTLRPQGQQSLAPPVWRFQEKKKREEETEP; the protein is encoded by the exons ATGTCTGAGGCATTGCCCTGCCCCAGCAACAAGACCCCAACCCCTGAATGCAATTTGAATACACTGTACTGGGCATGTGTCCACAATGACCTCGCTGAGCTCCAAGCCAGGCTGGATGCTGGTGTGTCCCCAGAGGAGGCCTCCCAAGTGGACAGCAACGGGAGG ACAGGCCTCATGGTTGCATGCTACCATGGCTTTGGTTCCATTGTGGCTCTGCTCAGCTGCTGTCCTTTCCTGGATGTGAACCAGCAGGACAAAGATGGGAACACAGCCCTCATGCTGGCTGCTCAAGCAG GTCACATGTCTCTGGTGACTCTCCTGCTCAACTACTTTGCTGGCCTGGACCTGGAACGCAGGGACCAGCGGGGACTCACAGCTCTGATGAAGGCTGCCATTCGAGATCGATCTGAGTGTGTGGTTGCCCTCCTTATGGCAG GTGCTGACCTGAGCTCTGTGGATCCTGTCCGGGGCATGACAGCCTTGGAATGGGCCATTCTGACCGACAGCTTTGACACTGCTCAGAAGATCCGGCAGCTGCTGAGGCGGCCCCAGGCGGAGCAGCTCAGCCTGCGTTACCTGCCAGAGTGGCCAGCCTTGGCTCAACTtgtggcccaggcccaggcccaggctccGGCCGCCCCATCCCTCCTAGAAAGGCTGCAGGCTACTCTGAGCCTCTCTTTTGCTCAGTCTCCGCAGGAAGGGGGTGTCCTGGACCACTTGGTGACTGTCACCACCAGCTTGGCCAGTCCCTTCCTGAGCACTGCCTGCCACTCACTGTGCCCTGATCACCCACCCAAGCTGGGCACTAGAGGCAAGTCAGTGCCAGAACTGTTGGGTACTGCCCCTCCGCCACCCCCAGAACCCCACCCTCCTCAGGAAGTCCCTGTCCCCCAGGTCTTTGTCCCCTACCAGAGCCCTCAGAGTATGTTCTCCCAGTGGCTACAGTCCAGGGACAGTACCAGTACCAGGTCCCAAGTCCCTAAGATCCTCCTCTCTAAAGCACCTTCCCCCTCTGCACAGTATGAGTTGACACTCAGGCCTCAGGGGCAGCAAAGTCTGGCTCCTCCAGTCTGGAGATtccaggagaagaagaagagggaggaagaaacagaaccATGA